The Schizosaccharomyces pombe strain 972h- genome assembly, chromosome: I genome contains a region encoding:
- the pdc1 gene encoding protein pdc1, producing the protein MNEQDLLNSLRRDLNLPNLGKSHDGSEAVESTFPEKKESSLSAQQPHVDDQRSSLLSLLNAGLNASNQSPSNSGPKYYASHSSSTDALLQAFRDGAKPSGTASGADVKRSDSESTEATSNERPFNPVSAANLERLLMSSTGPQTPINGELKSNDSQDTAFQSSRNMPSDTSVASPDYSHSQSSSPIANYQESGNSEEPHKAEEQQQLSIYQLDNPGSGNYVWETVISPDKFETSTFAKCERNDIAIINRELDAQDNQLIHTNEDFIAYAVHREPIIRVIEISTGKSFLLHNNSPNKFVSVAWGNDSVIKNRLMAIDTTGQVLIFAVDIATSTSEIIFQLSGAQSLSDPIKSRFHWYPKSSTRFAVALSKHIIFFDLDLLNNISFPIPRSINAIQQLPCFLIDTGISAKEYDFSYDGTVFATVDKDALIKIYTVPTTFPSTPDKRPVPSEVSPIAIFTTRMERGPSKNYEKPINLRFISTPGTNNSRYLVIVYVMNQLITLFDLYSKRNIQTFRFNNRPTAATTTSFSQFSVDNERSTLLVGNPPSNSIYFFLFAKDETVSEQAPIYNSTYELILASLNTSEPVPADAKFSVIVAKKFEKAACISFTACKILESEDKYCIVVSNTDGYEYYSIPTSILDKTGKTVRSLESVQNYDADIGGTIDLTERHSTASPSTVNSGFSTPRSQATGFSKKKKDKGERFETKDKSSSVLSPSSYSASTFDAIPMDSIVSNILASLEKSVHKNYESLRSQLLEYKAANEKHTEAILSVVSSTLTENTGKILESVVEKSMQVALKEEIANSVRNALKNNLEKIESFLENSIAELQNSVREDFDKQTSSLAQLRYSIQNVAHAQKESEVKYNELNEQVKTLEGYVETVLEKFNDLKIENKVPETAPDVVPSSYPPAAESNVSVSSDTSTKDVEKQEPSSAEQPAQGIAESLRRLKEYVKAGSVKECVAEWCNMPSVAGFDVLSEISYDRMLENCSNLLLLTFIYHISLLDSVDDDRLSKRMEYISRICLNIDVNDPKVETVVHPVLTLTREALLRQSEFFSPIFKRRLVVLLRALDGKISEISVASSN; encoded by the exons ATGAATGAGCAAGATCTATTGAATTCTCTTAGAAGAGATTTAAATTTGCCTAATCTTGGAAAATCGCATGATGGATCTGAAGCTGTAGAATCTACATTCCcagagaaaaaagaatctTCCTTGTCTGCTCAGCAACCTCATGTCGATGATCAACGCTCCAGTCTCTTAAGCTTATTGAATGCGGGACTGAATGCATCAAACCAGTCACCATCAAATTCAGGACCAAAATATTATGCATCCCACTCATCTAGTACTGACGCACTTCTTCAGGCTTTTCGTGATGGTGCGAAACCTTCTGGGACTGCCTCTGGCGCAGATGTTAAACGAAGTGATTCTGAGTCTACTGAGGCGACATCTAATGAAAGGCCTTTTAATCCCGTATCGGCAGCTAATCTAGAAAGGTTACTGATGTCTTCTACTGGGCCACAAACTCCTATTAATGGTGAATTAAAATCTAATGACTCTCAAGACACGGCTTTCCAGTCTTCAAGGAATATGCCATCTGATACCTCGGTAGCTTCTCCTGATTACTCGCATTCTCAATCAAGCTCGCCTATTGCCAATTACCAAGAGTCGGGTAACTCGGAAGAACCGCACAAAGCAGAAGAACAGCAACAGCTGAGTATTTATCAACTTGACAATCCTGGTTCCGGTAATTATGTTTGGGAGACTGTGATTTCTCCCGACAAATTTGAAACGTCGACATTCGCCAAATGCGAACGAAATGACATTGCTATTATAAATCGTGAGCTCGACGCTCAAGATAATCAACTAATTCACACCAATGAAGATTTTATTGCTTATGCTGTTCATCGCGAGCCGATTATTCGAGTCATCGAAATTTCAACTGGAAAGTCTTTTCTTCTCCATAACAACTCACCTAATAAGTTTGTATCTGTAGCCTGGGGAAATGATTCGGTTATTAAGAATAGACTTATGGCTATTGATACTACAGGACAAGTGTTGATCTTTGCTGTTGATATTGCTACTTCTACTTCTGAAATCATTTTTCAACTATCCGGTGCTCAGTCACTGTCAGATCCTATTAAGTCGAGGTTCCATTGGTACCCAAAGTCTTCAACTCGTTTTGCTGTTGCTTTAAGTAAGCACATTATCTTTTTCGATTTGGACTTATTAAacaatatttcttttcccATACCTAGATCAATTAATGCTATCCAACAGCTACCTTGCTTTCTCATTGATACCGGTATTAGTGCAAAGGAATACGACTTTTCTTATGATGGGACAGTATTTGCTACCGTGGACAAGGACgctttaataaaaatatatacagTTCCTACTACTTTCCCTTCAACACCTGACAAACGACCTGTTCCTTCTGAGGTTTCTCCTATTGCTATTTTTACGACTCGTATGGAGCGTGGTCCCTctaaaaattatgaaaagCCTATTAACTTACGTTTTATTTCTACTCCTGGTACTAACAATAGTAGATATTTGGTTATTGTATACGTAATGAATCAGTTGATAACACTTTTTGATCTTTATTCAAAAAGGAATATACAGACTTTCCGATTTAATAATCGTCCGACGGCTGCAACGACTACCtcattttctcaattttcGGTGGACAATGAGCGCAGTACCTTACTGGTAGGAAATCCTCCATCAAatagtatttatttttttctcttcgCAAAAGACGAGACGGTCTCCGAACAAGCACCAATCTATAATTCAACCTATGAATTAATATTGGCATCATTAAACACATCTGAACCCGTTCCTGCGGATGCAAAGTTTTCAGTAATTGtagctaaaaaatttgagaaaGCAGCATGTATTAGCTTTACAGCatgcaaaattttggaatcTGAAGATAAGTATTGCATTGTTGTAAGCAATACAGATGGTTATGAATATTATTCTATCCCGACTTCAATATTAGATAAGACTGGCAAAACAGTTAGATCGCTCGAGAGCGTCCAGAATTATGATGCAGACATTGGTGGCACAATCGATTTAACTGAGAGACATAGCACTGCTTCTCCTTCAACTGTTAATTCTGGATTCAGTACTCCCCGTTCACAAGCTACAGGATTTtctaagaaaaagaaggacAAAGGCGAGAGATTTGAAACTAAGGACAAATCATCATCTGTTTTATCACCTTCTTCATATAGTGCTTCAACTTTTGATGCGATACCTATGGATAGTATTGTCTCTAATATCCTTGCTTCCTTAGAAAAAAGTGTCCACAAAAatt aTGAAAGCCTAAGATCTCAACTTTTGGAATATAAGGCTGCAAACGAAAAACATACGGAAGCTATTTTATCAGTCGTCTCCTCAACCTTAACTGAAAACACTGGTAAAATTCTAGAGTCGGTGGTTGAAAAATCGATGCAAGTGGCATTAAAGGAAGAAATTGCGAATTCCGTTAGAAATGCTCTCAAAAATAActtggaaaaaattgaatctTTTCTTGAGAATAGCATTGCAGAGCTGCAAAATTCTGTTCGAGAGGATTTTGATAAGCAGACTTCATCTCTAGCTCAACTGAGGTATAGTATTCAGAATGTTGCACATGCCCAGAAGGAATCTGAGGTAAAGTATAACGAATTGAATGAACAAGTTAAAACGCTTGAAGGCTATGTTGAAACAGTGCTTGAAAAGTTCAATGATTTGAAGATTGAGAATAAAGTACCAGAGACAGCACCTGATGTAGTACCTTCATCATATCCACCTGCTGCGGAAAGTAACGTTTCCGTGTCTAGCGATACGTCTACAAAGGACGTGGAAAAGCAGGAGCCTTCATCTGCTGAACAGCCTGCTCAGGGAATTGCTGAAAGTCTGAGAAGGCTAAAAGAATATGTTAAAGCTGGTTCTGTGAAAGAATGTGTTGCTGAG TGGTGTAACATGCCCTCTGTTGCGGGCTTTGACGTTTTGTCTGAAATTTCTTACGATAGAATGTTAGAAAATTGTAGCAATTTATTGCTtcttacttttatttatcataTTTCTCTCCTTGATTCTGTTGATGACGATCGCTTATCGAAGCGTATGGAATACATTTCTAGAATTTGTTTGAACATTGATGTTAATGACCCAAAGGTGGAAACGGTAGTTCACCCTGTTCTTACTTTAACTCGCGAAGCTTTGTTAAGGCAGTCTGAATTTTTCTCGCCTATTTTTAAACGCCGTTTAGTTGTTCTTTTGCGTGCTCTTGATGGCAAAATATCTGAAATATCCGTTGCATCCAGTAATTAG